A window from bacterium encodes these proteins:
- a CDS encoding alpha-ketoacid dehydrogenase subunit beta yields MADKRFIDAIHDALHEEMSRDASVVVLGEDVGLKGGVFGVTEGLSEAFGEARVIDTPLAESCIVGVAIGMSVNGLRPVAEIQFADFIHPAFDQILSEAARMRFRSKNDFGCPIVIRAPFGGGVHGALYHSQSIEAFYAHIPGLKVVVPGTPADAKGLLKSAIRDPDPVLYLEHKKMYRSLRGDVPDADVTVPIGPAVTRRPGRDLSIFAYGLMLQESLGAAEALAREGIEAEVVDVRTLRPLDTKTILASVERTSRALIVHEDNRFGGFGAEIAATIAEEGFRFLDAPPTRLAGPDVPAVPFSAPFEAWFMLTADKIADAARALVVY; encoded by the coding sequence GTGGCCGATAAGCGCTTCATCGACGCCATCCACGACGCCCTCCACGAGGAGATGTCCCGGGACGCGTCCGTCGTGGTTCTGGGGGAAGACGTCGGACTGAAGGGCGGGGTCTTTGGGGTCACGGAGGGGCTGTCCGAGGCGTTTGGGGAGGCCCGGGTCATCGACACGCCGCTGGCCGAGTCGTGCATCGTCGGGGTGGCGATCGGGATGTCGGTGAACGGCCTGAGGCCTGTCGCGGAGATCCAGTTCGCGGATTTTATCCATCCGGCATTCGACCAGATCTTGAGCGAGGCGGCGCGGATGCGGTTCCGGTCGAAAAACGACTTCGGTTGTCCGATCGTGATCCGCGCGCCGTTCGGCGGAGGGGTGCACGGTGCCCTCTACCACTCGCAGTCGATCGAAGCCTTCTACGCACACATCCCCGGGCTGAAGGTCGTGGTCCCCGGCACCCCCGCGGACGCCAAAGGGCTGCTGAAGTCCGCGATCCGCGACCCCGACCCGGTGCTGTACCTTGAGCACAAGAAGATGTACCGGTCGCTGCGGGGCGACGTCCCCGACGCCGACGTCACCGTTCCGATCGGCCCGGCGGTGACCCGGCGCCCGGGGCGGGATCTCAGCATCTTTGCCTACGGGCTGATGCTGCAGGAGTCGCTGGGAGCCGCGGAGGCGCTGGCGCGCGAGGGGATCGAAGCGGAAGTCGTCGACGTGCGGACCCTGCGCCCCCTCGACACGAAGACCATCCTGGCGAGCGTCGAGCGGACGAGCCGCGCGTTGATCGTCCACGAGGACAACCGGTTCGGAGGCTTTGGGGCGGAGATCGCGGCGACGATCGCCGAGGAGGGGTTCCGATTCCTGGACGCCCCCCCCACGCGGTTGGCCGGTCCGGATGTTCCGGCCGTCCCATTCTCCGCGCCCT
- a CDS encoding thiamine pyrophosphate-dependent dehydrogenase E1 component subunit alpha — protein MSAKETRTIKTRVSPNTGEPSAAQTLEMYYYVCLARAVDERMWALQRSGKAAFMISGQGHEGAQVGTVYALDRERDWLVPYYRSVAAVLLKGMPPEEIFLIQLGRDSDPSSGGRQMPGHYGHSRHKILSTSSPVATQLLHAAGIAYAAKLRGTGEVCLVVLGEGATSEGDFHEALNFAAVHRLPVIFVVENNGYAISVPQSKQMAVANVSARAAGYGMPGVTVDGSHVLSVYAAAKEAVARARGGEGPTLLEVKVPRLTAHSSDDRQEKYRSSEELARDRERDAVHVFAAELRKRGVLTPAREQEIRTRIQHEVDRGSELAEAAPLPDPATVTRYIYAESPDVPR, from the coding sequence ATGAGCGCAAAGGAGACCAGAACGATCAAGACCCGAGTCTCCCCGAACACGGGCGAACCGAGCGCCGCCCAGACCCTGGAGATGTACTACTATGTCTGCCTCGCCCGCGCGGTCGACGAGCGCATGTGGGCGCTCCAGCGGTCGGGCAAGGCGGCGTTCATGATCTCGGGTCAGGGGCACGAGGGCGCCCAGGTCGGTACGGTTTACGCGCTGGACCGAGAGCGTGACTGGCTCGTCCCGTACTACCGTTCGGTGGCGGCGGTGCTGCTGAAGGGGATGCCGCCGGAGGAGATCTTTCTGATCCAGCTCGGTCGGGACAGCGATCCCAGCAGCGGTGGACGTCAGATGCCCGGCCACTACGGGCACTCCCGGCACAAGATTTTGTCCACGAGCAGCCCGGTCGCCACCCAGCTGCTTCACGCCGCGGGGATCGCCTACGCGGCGAAGCTGCGGGGGACGGGGGAGGTCTGCCTCGTCGTGCTGGGCGAGGGAGCGACGAGCGAAGGGGATTTTCACGAAGCGCTGAACTTCGCGGCGGTTCACCGCCTCCCGGTGATCTTCGTCGTGGAGAACAATGGGTACGCGATCTCGGTCCCCCAAAGCAAGCAGATGGCGGTGGCGAACGTGTCCGCCCGGGCGGCCGGGTACGGGATGCCGGGGGTGACCGTCGACGGCAGCCACGTGCTCTCGGTGTACGCCGCCGCCAAGGAAGCGGTGGCGCGCGCCCGGGGCGGGGAGGGGCCCACCCTCCTCGAGGTCAAGGTGCCCCGTCTGACGGCGCACAGCAGCGATGACCGCCAGGAGAAGTATCGCAGCTCGGAGGAGCTGGCACGTGATCGGGAGCGGGACGCCGTCCACGTCTTTGCCGCCGAGCTCAGGAAGCGGGGGGTCCTCACCCCCGCCCGCGAACAGGAGATCCGCACCCGGATCCAGCACGAGGTGGACCGGGGCAGCGAACTCGCCGAGGCGGCCCCGCTGCCCGACCCGGCGACCGTCACCCGCTACATCTACGCCGAATCTCCCGACGTCCCCCGGTAG
- the lpdA gene encoding dihydrolipoyl dehydrogenase translates to MSTAPAGSYDLIIIGGGPAGYVGAIRAAQLGLRTALVEREKLGGTCLHVGCIPTKVLLHTAELLETMRRADELGIAATGVSLDYAKLRRRMERVVGTNFRGVEFLMRKHGIAVFPGDGRVVHPTRVRVAATDGSEAHLDGRHILLATGSRPRSLPGVAIDNRRVLDNAGALRLPEVPRSIAILGAGAVGTEFASLFAAFGSAVTLVEMMPTILPLEDDEVSAVVSKALAQRGVTVRPGTAVAGVTAHADGVRVALRAGAVEEVVEAEYALVAVGRAPVVEELGLEAAGLEPARGGIRVDERMRTAVPSISAAGDVTGGLLLAHVASAEATLAVEAIAGNVPPALDPTLMPRATYSIPQVASCGLTEREARERGHDVAVGRFPFAGNARAAILGHREGFVKIVSDRALGEILGVHLVGPEVTELLPEGVLGKTLEATVLEIGQAVHAHPTLSEAVKEAALAALGRAVHA, encoded by the coding sequence ATGAGCACCGCACCCGCGGGATCTTACGATCTGATCATCATCGGCGGAGGCCCCGCGGGGTACGTGGGCGCGATCCGCGCCGCCCAGCTGGGCCTGCGGACCGCGCTCGTTGAACGGGAGAAGCTCGGCGGAACCTGCCTCCACGTGGGGTGCATCCCGACAAAAGTGCTCCTGCACACCGCGGAACTGCTGGAGACGATGCGCCGGGCGGACGAGCTCGGCATCGCGGCGACCGGGGTCTCCTTGGACTACGCGAAGTTGCGCCGCCGGATGGAGCGGGTCGTCGGGACCAACTTCCGTGGAGTCGAGTTCCTGATGCGCAAGCACGGTATCGCGGTGTTCCCCGGCGACGGCCGCGTCGTGCACCCCACCCGCGTCCGGGTCGCCGCGACCGACGGGTCCGAGGCGCACCTCGACGGCCGGCACATCTTGCTCGCCACCGGATCGCGCCCCCGCAGCCTGCCCGGCGTGGCGATCGATAACCGGCGCGTGCTCGACAACGCCGGTGCGCTGCGACTCCCTGAGGTGCCGCGGTCGATCGCGATCCTGGGGGCCGGGGCGGTGGGCACCGAGTTTGCGAGTCTCTTCGCCGCCTTTGGCTCCGCGGTGACGCTGGTGGAGATGATGCCCACCATCCTCCCGCTCGAGGATGACGAGGTGTCCGCGGTGGTGTCGAAGGCCCTCGCCCAGCGCGGCGTCACGGTCCGGCCGGGGACCGCCGTGGCCGGGGTGACGGCGCACGCCGACGGCGTGCGGGTCGCCCTTCGGGCGGGGGCGGTCGAGGAAGTGGTGGAGGCCGAGTACGCGCTGGTGGCCGTGGGGCGCGCCCCCGTGGTCGAGGAGCTGGGATTGGAGGCGGCGGGGCTCGAGCCCGCCCGGGGCGGGATCCGCGTCGACGAGCGGATGCGGACCGCGGTCCCGTCGATCTCCGCCGCCGGCGACGTCACGGGGGGATTGCTGTTGGCGCACGTGGCGTCGGCCGAGGCCACCCTGGCCGTCGAGGCGATCGCGGGGAACGTTCCCCCCGCGCTCGACCCGACCTTGATGCCCCGCGCCACCTATTCGATCCCCCAGGTGGCGAGCTGCGGCCTCACGGAGCGGGAGGCGCGCGAGCGGGGGCACGACGTCGCGGTCGGCCGCTTCCCCTTTGCGGGCAACGCCAGGGCCGCGATCCTCGGCCACCGCGAGGGGTTCGTCAAGATCGTCTCGGACCGCGCGCTCGGCGAAATCCTCGGGGTGCACCTCGTCGGTCCGGAGGTGACCGAGCTGCTCCCCGAAGGGGTGCTGGGAAAGACGCTCGAGGCGACGGTGCTCGAGATCGGCCAGGCGGTGCACGCGCACCCCACCCTCTCCGAGGCGGTGAAGGAGGCGGCGCTCGCCGCGCTCGGTCGCGCGGTGCACGCCTGA
- a CDS encoding DUF2203 domain-containing protein — MPIRHFTLGEATDLLPGLTEMLTALRRLRDEAVVKKARLDLLWKRLGEGELVLSALADEQRVLDSITERLVALAGEIESTGCVLRDLDAGLVDFPFRARGGATVFLCWRVGEPAIAFWHGADEGFAGRQPIARLPLDQT, encoded by the coding sequence ATGCCGATCCGGCACTTCACGCTCGGCGAGGCGACGGATCTTCTCCCCGGGCTCACCGAGATGCTGACCGCCCTCCGGCGCTTGCGGGACGAGGCGGTGGTCAAGAAGGCCCGGCTCGATCTCCTCTGGAAGCGCCTGGGGGAGGGCGAGCTGGTCTTGAGCGCGCTCGCCGACGAGCAGCGCGTCCTGGACTCGATCACGGAGCGGCTGGTGGCGCTGGCGGGCGAAATCGAATCGACGGGGTGCGTGCTGCGCGATCTCGACGCCGGGCTGGTGGATTTTCCCTTTCGCGCCCGCGGTGGGGCCACCGTGTTCCTCTGCTGGCGGGTGGGAGAGCCCGCCATCGCGTTCTGGCACGGGGCCGATGAGGGCTTCGCCGGTCGCCAACCCATCGCACGGCTCCCCCTGGATCAGACATGA
- the def gene encoding peptide deformylase, which produces MSPRPRGGRVRRLRGVRARSRRIVTLRDADAGILRRRSRRIRLVDRAIRQLVADMFASMRRSNGIGLAAPQIGTPLRVVVIDIGEEPLAVINPRIRRRRGSQVGTEGCLSIPGVYGDVRRAQRVEVEGRNIHGRPIVVKGEDILARVFQHEIDHLNGVLFVDPGRLLRRRWPDRRPRVARRGR; this is translated from the coding sequence GTGAGCCCGCGTCCCCGTGGCGGGCGGGTCCGGAGACTCCGGGGGGTTCGGGCGCGCTCCCGCCGGATCGTCACCCTGCGTGATGCGGACGCCGGCATCCTGCGGCGGCGCAGCCGGAGAATTCGCCTCGTCGACCGGGCGATCCGGCAGTTGGTTGCCGACATGTTCGCCAGCATGCGCCGATCCAACGGAATCGGTTTGGCCGCTCCCCAGATCGGCACACCGCTCCGCGTTGTGGTGATCGACATCGGCGAGGAGCCGCTGGCCGTCATCAACCCTCGGATCCGTCGACGCCGGGGCAGCCAGGTCGGGACGGAGGGCTGCCTCAGCATCCCTGGGGTGTACGGAGACGTCCGGCGCGCGCAGCGGGTCGAGGTGGAGGGCCGGAACATTCACGGCCGGCCGATCGTGGTGAAAGGCGAGGACATCCTGGCCCGGGTGTTCCAGCACGAGATCGACCACCTGAACGGCGTGCTGTTCGTCGATCCGGGACGTCTGCTGCGGCGGCGGTGGCCCGATCGCCGGCCGCGCGTCGCGCGGCGAGGGCGGTGA
- a CDS encoding molybdopterin-dependent oxidoreductase produces MKQTPLMRGFWAGAAGGVAAMLVFFAYRSATGTPTLPEALAERMIRLIPYQIFALFLAKLQHLAKPLGLVMAVITGVIGFGIGGMLYARLGRRTRRPRLVLALEIAVLAWAFLTYVFLPLIEGGILGVPLTTMVLAPAVPMALASVAYGIVLAGLGPAPGGRRPVRAATAGLTASSSQPSAARPASGARDSRDRVTRRDALRRSAIVLVAAAAGSRCATWIGTATSRVAAAAAQAFQLVKGMPPEITPDGQFYQVSKNFFDPTVDVARWKLEVKGLVAKPLTLTLDELKKAAPPVERYQTFECISNEVGGDLIGTARWNGVRVKDLLDQAGVKPEVKTIIWTAADGYKESIPLAVAMDPLSMLAYEMNGAPIPQKHGAPVRVLLLNRYGMKQPKWLTTIEASALEYKDVRGYWEQQGWDQEAIVKTNSAFRVETKDGAALALGGWAFAGNRGISKVEFSPDGGKTWLPAAVKEPLGVNTWQFWSATWTPPKAGEYAISVRATDGKGALQPAKPEPTLPDGGQGYHTVKVRFG; encoded by the coding sequence GTGAAACAGACTCCTCTTATGCGGGGGTTTTGGGCGGGCGCGGCGGGCGGGGTGGCCGCGATGCTGGTGTTCTTCGCCTACCGGTCCGCCACCGGGACGCCGACGCTTCCGGAGGCGCTCGCCGAACGGATGATCCGTCTGATCCCGTACCAGATCTTCGCGCTCTTTCTCGCCAAACTCCAGCACCTCGCGAAACCGTTGGGGCTGGTCATGGCCGTCATCACCGGCGTGATCGGGTTCGGGATCGGCGGGATGCTCTACGCCCGGCTCGGCCGGCGGACGCGGCGCCCCCGGCTCGTCCTCGCCCTGGAGATCGCGGTGCTGGCTTGGGCGTTCCTCACCTACGTCTTTCTCCCCTTGATCGAGGGCGGGATCCTCGGCGTTCCGCTGACGACGATGGTCCTGGCTCCCGCCGTGCCGATGGCGCTGGCGAGCGTCGCGTACGGGATCGTCCTCGCCGGGCTCGGTCCGGCGCCCGGCGGGCGGCGTCCCGTCCGGGCGGCGACCGCCGGCCTGACCGCCTCGAGCAGCCAGCCGAGCGCGGCGCGGCCCGCCTCCGGCGCGCGGGATTCGCGGGACCGCGTCACCCGCCGCGATGCTCTGCGCCGCTCGGCGATCGTGCTGGTCGCCGCCGCCGCGGGGAGTCGCTGCGCGACGTGGATCGGGACAGCGACCTCACGGGTCGCCGCGGCCGCCGCCCAGGCGTTCCAGCTGGTCAAGGGGATGCCGCCGGAGATCACGCCGGACGGGCAGTTCTACCAGGTCTCCAAGAATTTCTTCGATCCCACGGTGGACGTGGCGCGGTGGAAGCTGGAAGTGAAGGGGCTCGTGGCGAAGCCGCTCACGCTCACCCTGGATGAGCTCAAGAAGGCCGCCCCCCCGGTCGAGCGCTACCAGACCTTTGAGTGCATCAGCAACGAGGTGGGCGGCGACCTGATCGGGACCGCCCGGTGGAACGGCGTGCGCGTGAAGGACCTTCTGGATCAGGCGGGGGTCAAGCCGGAGGTGAAGACGATCATTTGGACCGCCGCCGACGGGTACAAGGAGTCGATCCCGCTGGCCGTGGCGATGGACCCGCTGTCCATGCTGGCCTACGAGATGAACGGCGCTCCGATTCCGCAAAAGCACGGCGCCCCGGTCCGTGTGCTGCTGCTCAACCGCTACGGGATGAAGCAACCCAAATGGCTCACCACGATCGAGGCGTCGGCGCTCGAGTACAAGGACGTCCGGGGCTACTGGGAACAGCAGGGGTGGGACCAGGAGGCGATCGTCAAGACCAACAGCGCGTTCCGGGTCGAGACGAAAGACGGCGCCGCGCTCGCCCTTGGCGGCTGGGCGTTCGCGGGCAACCGCGGGATCTCCAAGGTCGAGTTCAGCCCCGACGGCGGCAAGACCTGGCTGCCCGCCGCCGTGAAGGAGCCGCTGGGGGTGAACACCTGGCAGTTCTGGTCGGCGACCTGGACGCCCCCGAAGGCCGGCGAGTACGCGATCAGCGTGCGCGCCACCGACGGGAAGGGCGCGCTCCAGCCGGCCAAGCCGGAGCCGACCCTGCCGGACGGCGGGCAGGGGTATCATACGGTGAAGGTGCGCTTCGGATAA
- a CDS encoding NADH-quinone oxidoreductase subunit C — MTPARVAQLLARFPHVRDLLAEQQVEEAKADEEWQGKEQEWRAAAEAAKAAGKPAPRPLKREESKVYHHHQPTFLVPGDEILDLCRWLRDNPEFDMAYLSFVSAIDWSDHFDVVYHVASLVRNHAAVLKVAIPRSDPRIPSVTGLWRGADWHEREAYDLFGIVFEAHPNLRRIMMSPDWKGHPLRKDYVYEDPQWLVDIATERQREIAATGEEWEGRGSRT; from the coding sequence ATGACCCCCGCTCGCGTCGCCCAGTTGCTGGCGCGCTTTCCGCACGTCCGCGATCTCCTGGCCGAGCAGCAGGTCGAGGAGGCGAAAGCCGACGAGGAGTGGCAGGGCAAGGAGCAAGAGTGGCGGGCCGCGGCGGAGGCGGCGAAGGCGGCGGGAAAGCCCGCGCCCCGCCCGCTGAAGCGCGAGGAGTCCAAGGTCTATCATCACCACCAGCCGACGTTCCTGGTGCCGGGGGACGAGATCCTGGATCTCTGCCGCTGGCTCCGGGACAACCCGGAGTTCGACATGGCGTACCTCTCCTTCGTCTCCGCGATCGATTGGTCGGATCATTTCGATGTCGTCTACCACGTGGCGTCGCTGGTGCGCAACCATGCCGCGGTGCTCAAGGTCGCGATCCCGAGGAGCGATCCGCGGATCCCGTCCGTCACGGGGCTGTGGCGGGGCGCCGACTGGCACGAGCGCGAGGCGTACGATCTCTTCGGCATCGTGTTCGAGGCCCACCCCAACCTCCGCCGGATCATGATGAGCCCGGATTGGAAGGGGCACCCGCTGCGCAAGGACTATGTCTACGAGGACCCGCAGTGGCTTGTGGACATCGCGACCGAGCGGCAGCGCGAGATCGCCGCCACGGGGGAAGAATGGGAAGGCCGCGGGTCACGCACCTGA
- a CDS encoding NADH-quinone oxidoreductase subunit I, translating into MPLVTRVTRAVTALATGLALTFRVMVRRKVTVQYPLEHVDVSNRFHGLLALPIDPATGKDLCIICFQCERICPDRCIHIEAEGKGKERVLTRFDIEMDKCCYCGYCVEVCPTEAIVFVPHYEASTYSRDRLLYDLDDLHAAAPKEPVARGIVGGMVR; encoded by the coding sequence ATGCCACTCGTGACTCGCGTGACCCGGGCGGTGACCGCGCTGGCGACGGGGTTGGCGCTGACATTTCGCGTCATGGTCCGCCGCAAGGTGACGGTGCAGTATCCGCTTGAGCACGTCGATGTGTCCAACCGGTTTCACGGGCTGCTGGCGCTGCCCATCGACCCGGCGACGGGGAAGGATCTCTGCATCATCTGCTTCCAGTGCGAGCGGATCTGTCCCGACCGCTGCATCCATATCGAGGCGGAGGGGAAGGGCAAGGAGCGGGTGCTCACCCGGTTCGACATCGAGATGGACAAATGCTGTTACTGCGGGTACTGCGTCGAGGTGTGCCCGACCGAGGCGATCGTGTTCGTGCCGCACTACGAGGCGTCGACGTACAGCCGCGACCGGCTGCTCTACGACCTCGACGACCTCCACGCCGCGGCGCCGAAAGAGCCGGTGGCGCGCGGCATCGTGGGGGGGATGGTGCGATGA
- a CDS encoding NADH-quinone oxidoreductase subunit D: MALRTEELMLNMGPQHPSTHGVLRLIVTLDGENIVDVQPDIGYLHSSVEKMMEHRTYVQNVALVDRGLDYLIALNNEEAYCLAVERLAGIRPPDRARYIRVLFCELNRIASHLVWLGTWAIDLGATTVFLWCFREREAILDLFERVTGGRLHHVYFRIGGVYADLPEGWSEQCGAFLDAFLPRVDEYEALLTENPIFLARVKGIGRIGRADAIAMGASGPVARASGIAYDVRKAAPYEVYDAMEFDVPVLEDGDCFARYLVRLAEMRQSVRIIRQVLRALPGGEIRTRVPMTMKAPRGEAFVQTESPRGDLGVHIVSDGGETPYRVKVRAPSFSNLYALTEMMRGWKIADVIAILGSIDIVLSDVDR, encoded by the coding sequence ATGGCGCTGCGGACCGAAGAGTTGATGCTGAACATGGGGCCCCAGCACCCCAGCACGCACGGGGTGCTGCGCCTCATCGTGACCCTCGACGGCGAGAACATCGTCGACGTGCAGCCCGACATCGGGTACCTGCACTCCTCGGTCGAAAAGATGATGGAGCACCGGACGTACGTGCAGAACGTCGCCCTCGTCGACCGGGGATTGGATTACCTCATCGCCCTGAACAACGAGGAGGCGTACTGCCTCGCCGTGGAGCGTCTGGCCGGCATCCGCCCGCCCGACCGCGCGCGGTACATCCGGGTGCTGTTCTGCGAGCTGAACCGGATCGCGAGTCACCTCGTCTGGCTGGGGACCTGGGCGATCGACCTCGGGGCGACCACGGTGTTCCTCTGGTGCTTCCGGGAGCGCGAGGCGATCCTGGACCTGTTCGAACGGGTCACCGGCGGCCGCCTGCACCACGTCTACTTCCGCATCGGGGGGGTGTACGCCGACCTGCCGGAGGGGTGGAGCGAGCAGTGCGGGGCGTTCCTCGACGCCTTCCTCCCCCGGGTCGACGAATATGAAGCGCTGCTCACCGAGAACCCCATCTTCCTCGCGCGCGTCAAAGGGATCGGCCGGATCGGCCGCGCCGATGCGATCGCCATGGGCGCGTCGGGCCCCGTCGCCCGCGCGAGCGGGATCGCGTACGACGTGCGCAAGGCGGCCCCCTATGAGGTCTACGACGCGATGGAGTTCGACGTCCCGGTCCTGGAGGACGGCGACTGCTTCGCCCGTTACCTGGTGCGCCTTGCGGAGATGCGCCAGTCGGTACGGATCATCCGGCAGGTGCTGCGCGCGCTCCCCGGCGGTGAGATCCGGACCCGCGTGCCGATGACGATGAAGGCGCCCCGGGGGGAAGCGTTCGTCCAGACCGAGTCGCCGCGGGGCGACCTCGGCGTGCACATCGTCAGCGACGGCGGCGAGACCCCGTACCGGGTCAAAGTCCGCGCCCCGTCGTTCAGCAACCTGTACGCGCTGACCGAAATGATGCGGGGCTGGAAGATCGCCGATGTGATCGCGATCCTCGGCAGCATCGATATCGTGCTCTCGGACGTCGACCGGTAG
- a CDS encoding NADH-quinone oxidoreductase subunit B family protein has protein sequence MLDNIPGGGLILTTVEAALNWGRASSIWPLTFGLACCAIEMMAAYAARFDLDRMGLIPRATPRQADLIIVAGRATLKIAPIVRRLWEQMPEPRYVISMGSCATCGGPFFYDNYSILKGIDQVIPVDVYVPGCPPRPEALIEGILKLQEKIKREPFLRQQAAAALRGS, from the coding sequence ATCCTCGACAACATTCCGGGCGGCGGCTTGATCCTCACCACCGTCGAGGCGGCGCTGAACTGGGGGCGGGCGTCGTCGATCTGGCCGCTCACGTTCGGGCTGGCGTGCTGCGCGATCGAGATGATGGCCGCCTACGCCGCCCGGTTTGACCTGGACCGGATGGGGTTGATCCCGCGCGCGACCCCGCGGCAGGCGGACCTGATCATCGTCGCCGGCCGGGCGACGCTCAAGATCGCCCCGATCGTCCGCCGGCTCTGGGAGCAGATGCCCGAGCCCCGGTACGTGATCTCCATGGGCTCGTGCGCGACGTGCGGCGGACCGTTCTTCTACGACAACTACTCGATCCTGAAGGGAATCGACCAGGTGATCCCCGTCGATGTCTACGTGCCCGGGTGCCCCCCGCGCCCCGAGGCGCTGATCGAAGGGATCCTCAAGCTCCAGGAAAAGATCAAGCGCGAGCCGTTCCTGCGCCAGCAGGCCGCCGCGGCACTGCGGGGGTCCTAG
- a CDS encoding SUF system NifU family Fe-S cluster assembly protein: MSLDDLYRDVILDHYSHPRNKGTLDPADVVREGANPLCGDEIRLFLTVRDGVVTDVRFDGRGCSISQASASMMTERIKGQPVAEAERLIAAFKAMMHGEPPAEALGDLEALQGVRKFPVRVKCATLGWVTLEGALAEVGNR; the protein is encoded by the coding sequence GTGTCGCTGGATGATCTGTACCGCGATGTGATCCTCGATCACTACAGCCACCCGCGCAACAAAGGGACCCTCGACCCGGCGGACGTCGTCCGCGAGGGCGCCAATCCGCTCTGCGGCGACGAGATCCGGTTGTTCTTGACCGTCCGGGACGGGGTGGTGACCGACGTGCGTTTTGACGGCCGGGGGTGCTCGATCAGCCAGGCGTCGGCGTCGATGATGACCGAGCGGATCAAGGGGCAGCCGGTCGCGGAGGCCGAGCGGTTGATCGCGGCGTTCAAGGCGATGATGCACGGGGAGCCACCGGCGGAAGCGCTGGGGGATCTCGAGGCGCTGCAGGGCGTCCGGAAGTTTCCGGTCAGGGTTAAGTGCGCGACGCTGGGGTGGGTGACCCTCGAGGGCGCCCTGGCGGAGGTGGGGAACCGCTGA
- a CDS encoding cysteine desulfurase — MGFPATIRDDFPILRVRVNGKPLVYLDSAATSQKPRQVIDALVRYYEEYNANVHRGVYSIAERATAEYEAARAKVARFLGAAGPEELLFTRNVTEALNLVAFAWGRSHVGPGDEILVTEMEHHSNLVPWQMLAQACGARLRSIPFDDRGRLILDDLDRLLTDRTRIVALVHVSNTFGTVNPVAEIASAAHARGAVVVVDGAQSTPHRPVDVGALGADFFGFTGHKMLGPMGIGGLWGRRALLEEMSPFLGGGEMISDVWMDHATWNELPWKFEAGTPNVGDAIALGAAVDYLERLGMEAVAAHEREITAYAMGRLGEIPGLRILGPAVGAERGGVVAFSIDGVHPHDIAQVLDTEGVCVRAGHHCTKPLHRKLGIGASARASFYVYTTTAEIDVLTRALLKTRELFSVAG; from the coding sequence ATGGGGTTCCCGGCAACGATTCGCGACGACTTTCCGATTCTTCGCGTCCGCGTCAACGGAAAACCGCTGGTGTACCTCGACAGCGCGGCCACCTCGCAGAAGCCGCGCCAGGTGATCGACGCGTTGGTCCGCTACTACGAGGAATACAATGCCAACGTCCACCGCGGCGTCTATTCCATCGCCGAGCGGGCCACCGCGGAGTACGAGGCCGCCCGCGCCAAGGTGGCGCGGTTCCTGGGCGCGGCGGGACCGGAGGAGCTCCTCTTTACCCGCAACGTCACCGAGGCGCTGAACCTCGTCGCCTTCGCCTGGGGCCGGTCGCACGTCGGGCCGGGCGACGAGATCCTGGTCACCGAGATGGAACACCACAGCAACCTCGTCCCCTGGCAGATGCTGGCGCAGGCGTGCGGCGCGCGCCTGCGCTCCATCCCGTTTGACGACCGAGGACGACTGATCCTCGACGATCTCGATCGCCTGCTCACCGACCGGACGCGGATCGTGGCACTGGTCCACGTCAGCAACACGTTCGGCACGGTCAACCCCGTGGCCGAGATCGCCAGCGCGGCGCACGCCCGCGGGGCCGTGGTCGTCGTGGACGGCGCTCAGAGCACCCCGCACCGCCCCGTGGACGTCGGCGCCCTGGGGGCGGATTTCTTCGGGTTCACCGGGCACAAGATGCTCGGGCCGATGGGCATCGGGGGGCTCTGGGGCCGGCGCGCCCTGCTCGAGGAGATGTCGCCGTTCCTGGGCGGGGGCGAGATGATCAGCGACGTCTGGATGGACCACGCCACCTGGAACGAGCTCCCGTGGAAGTTCGAGGCGGGAACCCCCAACGTGGGCGATGCGATCGCCCTCGGCGCCGCCGTCGACTACCTGGAGCGGCTGGGGATGGAGGCGGTGGCCGCGCACGAGCGCGAGATCACGGCGTACGCGATGGGTCGGCTGGGGGAGATCCCCGGGCTGCGCATCCTCGGGCCGGCTGTCGGCGCCGAGCGGGGCGGGGTGGTGGCATTTTCGATCGATGGCGTGCATCCCCACGACATCGCCCAGGTGCTCGACACCGAAGGCGTCTGCGTCCGGGCCGGCCACCACTGCACGAAGCCGCTCCACCGCAAGCTGGGGATTGGAGCCTCCGCGCGCGCGAGCTTCTACGTCTACACGACCACGGCGGAGATCGACGTCCTGACCCGCGCCCTTCTCAAGACTCGGGAGCTGTTCAGTGTCGCTGGATGA